The Elgaria multicarinata webbii isolate HBS135686 ecotype San Diego chromosome 1, rElgMul1.1.pri, whole genome shotgun sequence genome has a window encoding:
- the TPD52L2 gene encoding tumor protein D54 isoform X4: MESASQDINLNSPNKGLLSDTMTDVPVDNASAAAAPPPPRASSYNGLTEAEEEELKSELAKVEDEIGTLRQVLAAKERHCGELKRKLGLTPLDGLKQNLSKSWHDVQVSNAYKKTQETLSQAGQKTSAALSNVGSVISRKLGDMRNSATFKSFEDRVGTIKSKVVGGRDNGADELNSPSASGDKPPQDHAPF, from the exons ATGGAGAGCGCCAGCCAGG ATATCAACCTTAACTCTCCCAACAAAGGTCTGCTGTCCGATACAATGACGGATGTGCCTGTGGATAatgccagtgctgctgctgcccctcctcctccaagggcCTCGTCCTACAATGGACTCACTGAAGCTGAGGAAGAGGAGCTCAAGTCTGAGTTGGCCAAG GTGGAAGACGAAATTGGCACCCTGCGCCAGGTGTTGGCCGCCAAAGAGAGACACTGTGGAGAACTGAAGAGAAAACTGGGATTGACCCCCTTGGATGGCCTGAAGCAAAACCTCTCGAAAAGCTGGCATGACGTCCAGGTCTCCAACGC CTACAAGAAGACGCAGGAAACGCTGTCGCAAGCAGGACAGAAGACTTCAGCTGCCCTTTCCAACGTGGGCTCCGTGATCAGCCGGAAGCTTGGAGATATGAG aaaCTCGGCAACCTTCAAATCTTTCGAAGATCGAGTTGGAACCATAAAG tcCAAAGTGGTGGGCGGCAGAGATAACGGCGCCGACGAACTCAACTCCCCGTCAGCATCTGGCGACAAGCCCCCCCAGGACCACGCACCTTTCTAA
- the TPD52L2 gene encoding tumor protein D54 isoform X2, producing the protein MESASQDINLNSPNKGLLSDTMTDVPVDNASAAAAPPPPRASSYNGLTEAEEEELKSELAKVEDEIGTLRQVLAAKERHCGELKRKLGLTPLDGLKQNLSKSWHDVQVSNAYMKTSEKLGEWNEKVTRSDLYKKTQETLSQAGQKTSAALSNVGSVISRKLGDMRNSATFKSFEDRVGTIKSKVVGGRDNGADELNSPSASGDKPPQDHAPF; encoded by the exons ATGGAGAGCGCCAGCCAGG ATATCAACCTTAACTCTCCCAACAAAGGTCTGCTGTCCGATACAATGACGGATGTGCCTGTGGATAatgccagtgctgctgctgcccctcctcctccaagggcCTCGTCCTACAATGGACTCACTGAAGCTGAGGAAGAGGAGCTCAAGTCTGAGTTGGCCAAG GTGGAAGACGAAATTGGCACCCTGCGCCAGGTGTTGGCCGCCAAAGAGAGACACTGTGGAGAACTGAAGAGAAAACTGGGATTGACCCCCTTGGATGGCCTGAAGCAAAACCTCTCGAAAAGCTGGCATGACGTCCAGGTCTCCAACGC TTATATGAAAACCTCTGAGAAACTGGGAGAGTGGAATGAGAAAGTGACCCGGTCGGACCT CTACAAGAAGACGCAGGAAACGCTGTCGCAAGCAGGACAGAAGACTTCAGCTGCCCTTTCCAACGTGGGCTCCGTGATCAGCCGGAAGCTTGGAGATATGAG aaaCTCGGCAACCTTCAAATCTTTCGAAGATCGAGTTGGAACCATAAAG tcCAAAGTGGTGGGCGGCAGAGATAACGGCGCCGACGAACTCAACTCCCCGTCAGCATCTGGCGACAAGCCCCCCCAGGACCACGCACCTTTCTAA
- the TPD52L2 gene encoding tumor protein D54 isoform X1, translating to MESASQDINLNSPNKGLLSDTMTDVPVDNASAAAAPPPPRASSYNGLTEAEEEELKSELAKVEDEIGTLRQVLAAKERHCGELKRKLGLTPLDGLKQNLSKSWHDVQVSNAYVSASSTLEDWNEKLTQSDAYKKTQETLSQAGQKTSAALSNVGSVISRKLGDMRNSATFKSFEDRVGTIKSKVVGGRDNGADELNSPSASGDKPPQDHAPF from the exons ATGGAGAGCGCCAGCCAGG ATATCAACCTTAACTCTCCCAACAAAGGTCTGCTGTCCGATACAATGACGGATGTGCCTGTGGATAatgccagtgctgctgctgcccctcctcctccaagggcCTCGTCCTACAATGGACTCACTGAAGCTGAGGAAGAGGAGCTCAAGTCTGAGTTGGCCAAG GTGGAAGACGAAATTGGCACCCTGCGCCAGGTGTTGGCCGCCAAAGAGAGACACTGTGGAGAACTGAAGAGAAAACTGGGATTGACCCCCTTGGATGGCCTGAAGCAAAACCTCTCGAAAAGCTGGCATGACGTCCAGGTCTCCAACGC ATATGTTTCGGCCAGCAGCACACTGGAGGACTGGAATGAGAAATTAACCCAATCAGACGC CTACAAGAAGACGCAGGAAACGCTGTCGCAAGCAGGACAGAAGACTTCAGCTGCCCTTTCCAACGTGGGCTCCGTGATCAGCCGGAAGCTTGGAGATATGAG aaaCTCGGCAACCTTCAAATCTTTCGAAGATCGAGTTGGAACCATAAAG tcCAAAGTGGTGGGCGGCAGAGATAACGGCGCCGACGAACTCAACTCCCCGTCAGCATCTGGCGACAAGCCCCCCCAGGACCACGCACCTTTCTAA
- the TPD52L2 gene encoding tumor protein D54 isoform X5, with translation MESASQDINLNSPNKGLLSDTMTDVPVDNASAAAAPPPPRASSYNGLTEAEEEELKSELAKVEDEIGTLRQVLAAKERHCGELKRKLGLTPLDGLKQNLSKSWHDVQVSNAYMKTSEKLGEWNEKVTRSDLYVSASSTLEDWNEKLTQSDAYKKTQETLSQAGQKTSAALSNVGSVISRKLGDMRNSATFKSFEDRVGTIKSKVVGGRDNGADELNSPSASGDKPPQDHAPF, from the exons ATGGAGAGCGCCAGCCAGG ATATCAACCTTAACTCTCCCAACAAAGGTCTGCTGTCCGATACAATGACGGATGTGCCTGTGGATAatgccagtgctgctgctgcccctcctcctccaagggcCTCGTCCTACAATGGACTCACTGAAGCTGAGGAAGAGGAGCTCAAGTCTGAGTTGGCCAAG GTGGAAGACGAAATTGGCACCCTGCGCCAGGTGTTGGCCGCCAAAGAGAGACACTGTGGAGAACTGAAGAGAAAACTGGGATTGACCCCCTTGGATGGCCTGAAGCAAAACCTCTCGAAAAGCTGGCATGACGTCCAGGTCTCCAACGC TTATATGAAAACCTCTGAGAAACTGGGAGAGTGGAATGAGAAAGTGACCCGGTCGGACCT ATATGTTTCGGCCAGCAGCACACTGGAGGACTGGAATGAGAAATTAACCCAATCAGACGC CTACAAGAAGACGCAGGAAACGCTGTCGCAAGCAGGACAGAAGACTTCAGCTGCCCTTTCCAACGTGGGCTCCGTGATCAGCCGGAAGCTTGGAGATATGAG aaaCTCGGCAACCTTCAAATCTTTCGAAGATCGAGTTGGAACCATAAAG tcCAAAGTGGTGGGCGGCAGAGATAACGGCGCCGACGAACTCAACTCCCCGTCAGCATCTGGCGACAAGCCCCCCCAGGACCACGCACCTTTCTAA
- the TPD52L2 gene encoding tumor protein D54 isoform X3 produces MESASQGLLSDTMTDVPVDNASAAAAPPPPRASSYNGLTEAEEEELKSELAKVEDEIGTLRQVLAAKERHCGELKRKLGLTPLDGLKQNLSKSWHDVQVSNAYVSASSTLEDWNEKLTQSDAYKKTQETLSQAGQKTSAALSNVGSVISRKLGDMRNSATFKSFEDRVGTIKSKVVGGRDNGADELNSPSASGDKPPQDHAPF; encoded by the exons ATGGAGAGCGCCAGCCAGG GTCTGCTGTCCGATACAATGACGGATGTGCCTGTGGATAatgccagtgctgctgctgcccctcctcctccaagggcCTCGTCCTACAATGGACTCACTGAAGCTGAGGAAGAGGAGCTCAAGTCTGAGTTGGCCAAG GTGGAAGACGAAATTGGCACCCTGCGCCAGGTGTTGGCCGCCAAAGAGAGACACTGTGGAGAACTGAAGAGAAAACTGGGATTGACCCCCTTGGATGGCCTGAAGCAAAACCTCTCGAAAAGCTGGCATGACGTCCAGGTCTCCAACGC ATATGTTTCGGCCAGCAGCACACTGGAGGACTGGAATGAGAAATTAACCCAATCAGACGC CTACAAGAAGACGCAGGAAACGCTGTCGCAAGCAGGACAGAAGACTTCAGCTGCCCTTTCCAACGTGGGCTCCGTGATCAGCCGGAAGCTTGGAGATATGAG aaaCTCGGCAACCTTCAAATCTTTCGAAGATCGAGTTGGAACCATAAAG tcCAAAGTGGTGGGCGGCAGAGATAACGGCGCCGACGAACTCAACTCCCCGTCAGCATCTGGCGACAAGCCCCCCCAGGACCACGCACCTTTCTAA